The proteins below are encoded in one region of Helianthus annuus cultivar XRQ/B chromosome 2, HanXRQr2.0-SUNRISE, whole genome shotgun sequence:
- the LOC110891353 gene encoding uncharacterized protein LOC110891353 yields MAKVLEGGPWLIRKVPLFLNVWSPAVSLRKEGIKSIPVWVKMYNVPIAIYTDDGLSMLASKIGTPKRLDGYTADMCADNWGRSSFARALIEINAENELKDHIIVAIPKLEEEGYITEKVKVEYEWKPQRCSLCCIFGHNDQTCAKNVQNKAKHVVVDEEGFTTDNRKVARVSMMQKRQKQKFIYKPKMNKSGPSASGTKEGNVNDLENQKVKTRNSFDVLSKGDGDTEVGNKSQVNEVRAGEKKGNGTSSRVEEEVVETIPTEMSEFMRHDQSSWNIRGLNRPLKQSEVRALVAENILNVCAILESHVDITKLDKVCKGVFRSWSWTSNGALCNRGTRIILGWNMDVVDVMILSQTDQVIHAQVFPKADNKSFFVSFVYAENKYQDRRSLWENLCMHKGLCHNKPWVLMGDFNTALHVEDSLYGPSTHSIGMKEFNECIQYTELVDINGHV; encoded by the exons ATGGCTAAAGTATTGGAAGGGGGACCATGGTTGATCAGGAAAGTGCCGTTGTTTTTAAATGTCTGGTCTCCGGCTGTCAGCTTAAGGAAAGAGGGTATTAAGTCAATTCCGGTATGGGTAAAGATGTACAACGTTCCGATTGCTATTTATACGGATGATGGCTTGAGTATGTTGGCTTCTAAGATAGGTACTCCGAAAAGATTAGATGGGTATACGGCGGATATGTGTGCGGATAACTGGGGAAGGAGCAGTTTTGCAAGGGCTCTAATTGAAATAAACGCGGAGAATGAACTAAAAGACCATATCATTGTTGCTATTCCGAAACTGGAGGAAGAGGGATACATCACAGAAAAGGTGAAGGTGGAGTATGAATGGAAGCCTCAGAGATGCTCTTTGTGTTGTATCTTTGGACACAACGATCAAACATGTGCCAAGAATGTTCAAAATAAAGCTAAACATGTGGTTGTTGATGAGGAGGGGTTTACTACTGATAACAGGAAGGTGGCGAGAGTGAGTATGATGCAGAAAAggcaaaagcaaaaatttatcTACAAACCTAAGATGAATAAATCAGGGCCGAGCGCATCGGGTACTAAAGAGGGTAATGTAAACGATCTAGAAAATCAAAAGGTGAAGACTCGAAACTCGTTTGATGTTTTGTCAAAGGGGGATGGGGATACGGAAGTTGGTAATAAAAGTCAGGTTAATGAGGTTAGAGCTGGTGAAAAAAAAGGTAATGGCACAAGTTCTCGAGTAGAGGAAGAGGTTGTGGAAACTATTCCGACTGAAATGTCTGAGTTTATGCGACATGATCAAT CCTCATGGAATATAAGGGGTTTGAACCGACCCCTAAAACAAAGTGAGGTTCGTGCACTGGTTGCTGAAAATATATTAAATGTTTGTGCAATACTTGAGTCTCATGTGGATATCACGAAGCTTGACAAGGTGTGTAAGGGTGTGTTTAGGTCTTGGAGTTGGACGTCTAATGGAGCCTTATGTAATCGCGGTACAAGGATCATCTTAGGTTGGAACATGGATGTGGTCGATGTTATGATTCTGTCCCAAACGGACCAAGTCATACAtgctcaggtgtttcctaaagctGATAATAAAtcgttttttgtttcttttgtttatgCGGAGAACAAATACCAGGATAGACGATCTCTTTGGGAAAATCTGTGTATGCACAAGGGGTTGTGCCATAATAAGCCGTGGGTTCTAATGGGGGATTTCAACACTGCTTTACACGTTGAGGATTCTTTGTATGGGCCGTCTACTCACTCGATTGGTATGAAGGAGTTCAATGAATGTATTCAATACACGGAATTGGTAGATATTAATGGTCacgtgtga